In Candidatus Falkowbacteria bacterium, a genomic segment contains:
- a CDS encoding beta-propeller domain-containing protein codes for MKLLSSKKAIIIGVCLIVSIGVSGCFKKSNTVQKKDNNSFDQVLAAQSELKKFPNAEAMKEFFASHPQGSQGSGFRGMESPMLDASNVATKQSAPPGMGSGAAEGFGGETVFSGTNIQVTGVDEGDIVKTDGEYMYIVKDQTVVIVKAEPVSEMSVVATINLEATPQEIYIKDNILIAFGYAQGNFEKIAVDSMMLPYSSGSFLAFYNISDRTKPELLRRLEFEGNYTSSRLIDNRLYFITANYNFYPAENNILPRVFEKGQQISATETTDKYIYPPVYYIDTPSALNASTVTVLKLDDIQAPVNSQVFLMPAGETVYASQKALYLAYTKYLSEYQLRMAVAKDILWSRLNDKERQRIEAINAIDNTILSEDEKLGKVNQIIESFIRRLSADEQKNINTNIEAEFKRQHPNLADELEKTVVHKISFSDQGLTYVASGEVTGHLLNQYSLDEFNDNLRIATTRGQSWFMPMMFGPAVDMVAPAPVNNSTNNVYVLDGMLKTVGRLENLAPGERIYSARFMGERAYVVTFKQTDPLFVIDLAKPESPSVLGEVKLPGFSNYLHPYDETTLIGIGREAIDKGEQGVELLGLKISLFDVSEPAEPKEASSIILGGRGSDSISLHDYKAVLFDKANNLLVIPASLTNINNNDYQTQFQGSVVFTVTKEKISERGRVSFRLPSQYSSESFYIDDSVRRNIFINDTLYSISPATIKASLLSNLSLTGTLDLPKSQMQNMPTPFSTPASPAIPPVMRNEINETR; via the coding sequence ATGAAATTATTATCTTCAAAAAAAGCAATTATTATAGGTGTTTGTTTAATCGTTAGTATTGGTGTTAGTGGTTGTTTTAAAAAATCTAACACAGTTCAGAAAAAAGATAATAATAGCTTCGACCAGGTTTTGGCAGCTCAGTCAGAATTAAAAAAATTTCCCAATGCAGAGGCAATGAAAGAGTTTTTTGCTAGTCATCCTCAAGGTTCTCAAGGGAGTGGTTTTCGAGGTATGGAATCACCAATGTTAGATGCATCAAATGTTGCTACTAAGCAATCAGCTCCACCAGGCATGGGCTCCGGGGCAGCTGAGGGATTTGGTGGTGAGACAGTTTTTTCCGGAACGAATATTCAAGTTACTGGGGTTGATGAAGGGGATATAGTTAAAACAGATGGGGAGTATATGTATATCGTGAAAGATCAAACCGTGGTGATTGTTAAAGCAGAACCAGTTAGCGAGATGAGTGTCGTTGCAACTATTAATCTTGAAGCTACTCCTCAGGAAATATATATTAAAGATAATATCTTAATCGCCTTTGGATATGCTCAGGGAAATTTTGAAAAAATTGCAGTTGACTCAATGATGTTGCCATACTCTTCCGGATCTTTTTTAGCTTTTTATAATATCTCGGATAGAACCAAACCTGAATTACTTCGTCGTCTTGAGTTTGAAGGTAATTACACTTCATCTCGATTAATCGATAATCGTTTATATTTCATTACAGCAAATTATAATTTTTATCCTGCAGAAAATAATATCTTGCCAAGAGTTTTTGAAAAAGGTCAGCAGATTTCCGCTACAGAAACAACTGATAAATATATCTATCCACCTGTCTATTACATAGACACACCTTCTGCCTTAAACGCATCTACTGTCACCGTTTTGAAACTTGATGATATCCAAGCTCCAGTAAATTCTCAAGTATTTCTAATGCCGGCTGGTGAAACAGTTTATGCTTCACAAAAAGCTTTGTATCTTGCTTACACAAAATATCTTAGCGAGTATCAATTACGGATGGCAGTAGCTAAAGATATTCTCTGGTCACGATTAAATGATAAGGAACGCCAACGAATTGAAGCTATTAATGCTATTGATAACACAATTCTTTCTGAGGATGAAAAATTAGGAAAAGTTAATCAAATCATTGAGAGCTTTATTCGACGCTTATCGGCTGATGAACAAAAAAATATTAATACTAATATAGAAGCTGAATTTAAACGTCAGCACCCAAACCTTGCTGATGAGTTAGAAAAAACAGTTGTTCATAAAATAAGTTTTTCTGATCAAGGTTTAACCTACGTTGCTTCCGGAGAAGTAACCGGTCATTTACTAAATCAATATTCGCTTGATGAGTTTAATGATAATTTACGTATTGCCACAACCAGAGGTCAGTCATGGTTTATGCCAATGATGTTTGGACCCGCCGTTGATATGGTAGCTCCAGCTCCAGTTAATAATTCAACAAATAATGTTTATGTTTTGGATGGAATGTTGAAAACAGTGGGACGATTAGAAAACTTAGCTCCAGGTGAAAGAATATACTCAGCTCGGTTTATGGGAGAGCGGGCGTATGTTGTGACCTTTAAACAAACCGACCCATTATTTGTGATTGATTTAGCTAAACCTGAAAGTCCTTCGGTGCTTGGTGAAGTTAAGTTGCCTGGTTTTTCCAATTACTTACATCCATATGATGAAACAACTTTAATTGGAATTGGTAGAGAAGCTATTGATAAAGGTGAACAGGGCGTTGAATTGCTTGGTTTAAAAATTAGTTTGTTTGATGTATCTGAGCCAGCCGAACCTAAAGAAGCTTCCTCAATTATCCTAGGTGGTCGTGGTAGTGATTCAATATCTTTGCATGATTATAAGGCTGTATTATTTGATAAGGCCAATAATCTTTTGGTCATTCCTGCTAGTTTAACAAATATAAATAATAATGATTATCAAACTCAATTTCAGGGTTCAGTTGTCTTTACTGTTACTAAGGAAAAAATTAGCGAGCGTGGTCGTGTTAGCTTCCGATTGCCAAGTCAATATAGTTCGGAATCTTTTTATATAGATGACTCAGTTCGTAGAAATATCTTTATAAATGATACCTTATATAGTATTTCTCCGGCGACTATTAAAGCTAGTCTATTATCTAATCTCTCATTAACTGGAACACTTGATTTGCCAAAATCACAGATGCAAAATATGCCTACACCATTTTCAACTCCGGCTTCTCCTGCAATCCCACCAGTCATGAGAAATGAAATTAATGAAACACGTTAA
- a CDS encoding serine protease: MNISTRPKIIFITIIIAVASISGGMLGNWLFIYFLDTYYDVPNGNYGTVPTSATMPIRSPQKNIDSTAIAGSVTNAESSLVGIFKRSNLYIPKNKVSQGVIMTSDGWLMSTILFSSEGAGNFSEYVIVANDKKVYEIDKVINDSLNKISFIHLKKASNLPVKDFVLSRDIAPGQEVIGMEWKGAVSTGLVNYRSPDVRSSEGALNELSVVGLESPTAPNIFIFDLGGRMIGFSRNNIIFDIDGIQASLNKIITSGKTRYARLGIHYISLADLPVESGEGALITAADKKPAIIKGSPAEKAGLQAGDIILSIDKESINVSSDISSLLKQYLPGEIIDVTFSRKNEIKNIQVTLDEQAL, translated from the coding sequence ATGAATATTTCTACGCGACCAAAAATTATATTTATAACCATTATTATTGCTGTGGCAAGTATTAGTGGTGGTATGTTAGGTAATTGGTTATTCATCTATTTTTTAGATACCTATTATGATGTGCCAAATGGTAATTATGGCACTGTACCCACTTCTGCAACAATGCCAATCAGAAGTCCACAAAAAAATATTGACAGTACCGCTATTGCTGGTTCAGTTACAAATGCTGAGAGTAGTTTAGTAGGAATTTTTAAACGTAGTAATCTTTATATACCAAAGAATAAAGTTAGTCAGGGTGTAATTATGACAAGTGATGGTTGGCTAATGTCGACAATATTGTTCTCCTCGGAAGGAGCTGGAAACTTTAGTGAGTATGTTATTGTGGCTAATGATAAAAAAGTATATGAGATTGATAAAGTTATTAATGATAGTCTTAATAAGATAAGTTTTATTCATTTAAAGAAGGCGAGTAATTTACCGGTTAAAGATTTTGTTTTAAGTCGAGATATAGCACCAGGTCAAGAAGTAATTGGCATGGAATGGAAAGGTGCTGTTAGTACCGGCCTAGTTAACTATCGATCTCCTGATGTTCGATCAAGCGAAGGAGCTCTTAATGAATTATCGGTTGTTGGTTTGGAATCACCTACAGCACCTAATATTTTTATTTTTGATCTTGGTGGACGAATGATCGGATTTTCTCGCAACAATATTATTTTTGATATTGATGGTATCCAGGCGTCACTTAATAAAATAATAACTAGTGGTAAAACAAGGTATGCTCGCCTGGGTATACATTATATTTCTTTAGCTGATCTGCCAGTTGAATCTGGAGAGGGAGCTTTAATTACAGCTGCTGATAAAAAACCGGCAATCATAAAAGGTAGTCCCGCCGAGAAAGCTGGTTTACAAGCAGGAGATATAATTTTATCAATAGATAAAGAATCAATTAATGTAAGTTCGGATATTTCTTCACTATTAAAACAATATCTACCTGGAGAAATAATTGATGTAACTTTTTCTCGAAAAAATGAGATAAAAAATATTCAAGTAACGCTTGATGAACAAGCCTTATAA
- a CDS encoding phosphoglycerate kinase encodes MKMRSMPSLRHLKGKRILLRLDLNVPVSGSKITDDFKIISAIPTIRQLRSCPLIIISHRGEPKTKAGKYTYQTSYSLQLIVKKLQKYIGGNIFISKGSWSLLKKQAQELKPGDIMVVENLRFWPGEVQNDKNFAKELAALADIYINDAFAVSHRAHASVAAITKYIPSYAGPLLRQEIVNLTKVTKQRSLVVILGGAKISSKLPLIQKLLPRSSAIIMGGGLANTILKVRGYSIGASLYDVKSLVAAKRLTSEKIILPIDVVVQSGKKIFTKSITQVGTKEKIFDIGPETVSHFSSIISKAKTIIWNGPLGLFENKKFQNGTKQIIISIQKTQKKNIFTLAGGGETVEAIRYLKAQSSFTWVSTGGGASLAFLSGEMMPGLQGLGDT; translated from the coding sequence ATGAAGATGCGATCCATGCCATCATTACGTCATTTGAAGGGTAAGCGTATTTTACTTCGCCTTGATCTTAATGTCCCGGTTTCTGGGTCAAAAATTACTGATGATTTTAAAATTATTTCGGCTATACCAACGATTCGTCAACTTCGTTCTTGCCCATTAATTATTATAAGTCATCGTGGTGAGCCAAAAACCAAAGCGGGAAAATATACGTATCAAACCTCATATTCATTGCAACTAATCGTTAAGAAATTACAAAAATATATTGGGGGAAATATTTTTATTAGTAAGGGGTCTTGGTCTCTACTTAAAAAACAAGCTCAAGAGCTAAAGCCAGGGGATATTATGGTGGTAGAGAATCTTCGTTTTTGGCCAGGTGAAGTACAAAATGATAAAAACTTTGCGAAAGAACTAGCTGCTTTGGCTGACATTTATATTAATGACGCCTTCGCGGTTTCTCATCGAGCTCACGCTTCGGTGGCTGCAATTACAAAATATATACCCTCATACGCAGGCCCCTTACTCAGACAGGAAATAGTAAATCTAACTAAGGTTACAAAGCAACGTTCACTAGTTGTGATTCTTGGAGGAGCAAAAATTTCTAGTAAGCTACCATTAATACAAAAATTATTACCACGTTCTTCGGCAATTATTATGGGCGGTGGTTTGGCTAATACTATTTTAAAAGTTCGTGGTTATTCTATTGGGGCTTCGCTCTATGATGTAAAAAGTTTGGTTGCGGCTAAGCGTCTAACTTCAGAAAAAATTATACTGCCAATTGATGTTGTTGTTCAAAGTGGGAAAAAGATATTTACTAAGTCTATTACTCAAGTTGGAACCAAGGAAAAAATTTTTGATATTGGACCAGAAACTGTTTCCCATTTCTCTTCGATTATTTCAAAAGCAAAAACTATTATCTGGAATGGCCCTCTGGGATTATTTGAAAATAAAAAATTTCAAAATGGTACCAAACAAATAATAATTTCCATCCAAAAAACGCAAAAGAAAAATATTTTTACCTTAGCCGGTGGTGGTGAAACCGTTGAGGCTATAAGATATTTAAAAGCTCAATCTTCATTTACCTGGGTTTCAACCGGAGGTGGGGCAAGCTTAGCTTTTTTAAGTGGTGAAATGATGCCCGGTTTACAGGGATTAGGTGATACATAA